Proteins co-encoded in one Acanthopagrus latus isolate v.2019 chromosome 10, fAcaLat1.1, whole genome shotgun sequence genomic window:
- the rbpjb gene encoding recombination signal binding protein for immunoglobulin kappa J region b isoform X3 gives MRNYLKERGDQTVMILHAKVAQKSYGNEKRFFCPPPCVYLMGSGWKKKKEQMERDGCSEQESQPCAFIGIGNSDQEMQQLNLEGKNYCTAKTLYISDSDKRKHFMLSVKMFYGNSADIGVFLSKRIKVISKPSKKKQSLKNADLCIASGTKVALFNRLRSQTVSTRYLHVEGGNFHASSQQWGAFYIHLLDDEESEGEEFTVRDGYIHYGQTVKLVCSVTGMALPRLIIRKVDKQTALLDADDPVSQLHKCAFYLKDTERMYLCLSQERIIQFQATPCPKEPNKEMINDGASWTIISTDKAEYTFYEGMGPVHSPVTPVPVVESLQLNGGGDVAMLELTGQNFTPNLRVWFGDVEAETMYRCAESMLCVVPDISAFREGWRWVRQPVQVPVTLVRNDGIIYSTTLTFTYTPEPGPRPHCSAAGAILRAGNSSLLSSNSQDAGPGVYGPNSTSNAGVTSSSSTAAAVVS, from the exons GTTCTTCTGCCCTCCTCCCTGTGTTTACCTGATGGGCAGCggctggaagaaaaagaaggagcaGATGGAGCGAGACGGCTGCTCCGAGCAGGAGTCGCAGCCCTGCGCCTTCATTGGCATCGGCAACAGCGACCAAGAAATGCAGCAGCTTAATTTAGAGGGAAAG AATTATTGCACAGCCAAAACCTTGTACATATCCGACTCCGACAAGAGAAAGCACTTCATGTTGTCCGTCAAGATGTTCTACGGCAACAGCGCTGACATCGGTGTCTTCCTCAGCAAGAGGATCAAAGTCATCTCCAAGCCCTCCAAAAAGAAGCAGTCCCTCAAAAACGCTGACT TGTGCATCGCATCGGGGACCAAGGTGGCGCTCTTCAACCGCCTGCGGTCCCAAACAGTCAGCACGCGCTATCTACATGTGGAGGGCGGAAACTTTCACGCCAGCTCCCAGCAGTGGGGCGCCTTCTACATCCACCTGT TGGACGACGAGGAGTCAGAAGGAGAAGAGTTCACTGTGAGAGACGGTTACATCCACTACGGCCAGACGGTCAAGCTGGTGTGCTCGGTCACCGGCATGGCCCTGCCCAGACTG ATCATCCGTAAGGTGGACAAGCAGACGGCGCTGCTGGATGCCGACGACCCTGTCTCCCAGCTCCACAAGTGTGCCTTCTACCTGAAGGACACAGAACGCATGTACCTGTGCCTTTCCCAAGAAAGGATCATCCAGTTTCAA GCCACTCCATGCCCAAAGGAACCAAACAAGGAGATGATCAACGACGGCGCCTCCTGGACAATCATCAGCACAGACAAGGCCGAATACACTTTCTACGAGGGCATGGGCCCCGTCCACTCGCCTGTCACCCCCGTGCCTGTGGTAGAGAGCTTACAG ctAAACGGCGGAGGCGACGTCGCCATGTTGGAGCTGACAGGACAGAACTTCACTCCAAATCTGCGGGTCTGGTTCGGAGACGTCGAGGCTGAGACCATGTACAG GTGCGCGGAGAGCATGCTGTGTGTGGTGCCCGACATCTCAGCCTTCCGTGAGGGCTGGCGCTGGGTGCGGCAGCCCGTCCAGGTGCCCGTCACGCTGGTGAGGAACGACGGCATCATCTACTCCACCACACTGACCTTCACCTACACGCCGGAGCCTGGGCCGCGGCCACACTGCAGCGCCGCCGGGGCCATCCTGCGGGCCGGGAACTCCAGCCTGCTCAGCAGCAACAGCCAGGACGCCGGCCCCGGCGTCTACGGCCCCAACAGCACCTCCAACGCAGGAGTcacatcctcatcctccaccGCCGCAGCTGTGGTCTCCTAA
- the rbpjb gene encoding recombination signal binding protein for immunoglobulin kappa J region b isoform X2, producing MPGKFGERPQPQRLTREAMRNYLKERGDQTVMILHAKVAQKSYGNEKRFFCPPPCVYLMGSGWKKKKEQMERDGCSEQESQPCAFIGIGNSDQEMQQLNLEGKNYCTAKTLYISDSDKRKHFMLSVKMFYGNSADIGVFLSKRIKVISKPSKKKQSLKNADLCIASGTKVALFNRLRSQTVSTRYLHVEGGNFHASSQQWGAFYIHLLDDEESEGEEFTVRDGYIHYGQTVKLVCSVTGMALPRLIIRKVDKQTALLDADDPVSQLHKCAFYLKDTERMYLCLSQERIIQFQATPCPKEPNKEMINDGASWTIISTDKAEYTFYEGMGPVHSPVTPVPVVESLQLNGGGDVAMLELTGQNFTPNLRVWFGDVEAETMYRCAESMLCVVPDISAFREGWRWVRQPVQVPVTLVRNDGIIYSTTLTFTYTPEPGPRPHCSAAGAILRAGNSSLLSSNSQDAGPGVYGPNSTSNAGVTSSSSTAAAVVS from the exons GTTCTTCTGCCCTCCTCCCTGTGTTTACCTGATGGGCAGCggctggaagaaaaagaaggagcaGATGGAGCGAGACGGCTGCTCCGAGCAGGAGTCGCAGCCCTGCGCCTTCATTGGCATCGGCAACAGCGACCAAGAAATGCAGCAGCTTAATTTAGAGGGAAAG AATTATTGCACAGCCAAAACCTTGTACATATCCGACTCCGACAAGAGAAAGCACTTCATGTTGTCCGTCAAGATGTTCTACGGCAACAGCGCTGACATCGGTGTCTTCCTCAGCAAGAGGATCAAAGTCATCTCCAAGCCCTCCAAAAAGAAGCAGTCCCTCAAAAACGCTGACT TGTGCATCGCATCGGGGACCAAGGTGGCGCTCTTCAACCGCCTGCGGTCCCAAACAGTCAGCACGCGCTATCTACATGTGGAGGGCGGAAACTTTCACGCCAGCTCCCAGCAGTGGGGCGCCTTCTACATCCACCTGT TGGACGACGAGGAGTCAGAAGGAGAAGAGTTCACTGTGAGAGACGGTTACATCCACTACGGCCAGACGGTCAAGCTGGTGTGCTCGGTCACCGGCATGGCCCTGCCCAGACTG ATCATCCGTAAGGTGGACAAGCAGACGGCGCTGCTGGATGCCGACGACCCTGTCTCCCAGCTCCACAAGTGTGCCTTCTACCTGAAGGACACAGAACGCATGTACCTGTGCCTTTCCCAAGAAAGGATCATCCAGTTTCAA GCCACTCCATGCCCAAAGGAACCAAACAAGGAGATGATCAACGACGGCGCCTCCTGGACAATCATCAGCACAGACAAGGCCGAATACACTTTCTACGAGGGCATGGGCCCCGTCCACTCGCCTGTCACCCCCGTGCCTGTGGTAGAGAGCTTACAG ctAAACGGCGGAGGCGACGTCGCCATGTTGGAGCTGACAGGACAGAACTTCACTCCAAATCTGCGGGTCTGGTTCGGAGACGTCGAGGCTGAGACCATGTACAG GTGCGCGGAGAGCATGCTGTGTGTGGTGCCCGACATCTCAGCCTTCCGTGAGGGCTGGCGCTGGGTGCGGCAGCCCGTCCAGGTGCCCGTCACGCTGGTGAGGAACGACGGCATCATCTACTCCACCACACTGACCTTCACCTACACGCCGGAGCCTGGGCCGCGGCCACACTGCAGCGCCGCCGGGGCCATCCTGCGGGCCGGGAACTCCAGCCTGCTCAGCAGCAACAGCCAGGACGCCGGCCCCGGCGTCTACGGCCCCAACAGCACCTCCAACGCAGGAGTcacatcctcatcctccaccGCCGCAGCTGTGGTCTCCTAA
- the cckar gene encoding cholecystokinin receptor type A isoform X2 — MQFRDQEHFGVRGRAGPHARTQRAVVTEFKSDDSSLCVSDINQTVRIVLYSLIFLLSVLGNSLIIAVLVRNRRMRTVTNLFLLSLSVSDLMVSLVCIPFTLIPNLMRDFIFGTVICKLVMYFMGVSVSVSTFNLVAISLERYSAICNPLTSRTWQTKSHAAKVITATWVASFILMLPYPISSTLKPFTRRNNSTGHMCRLMWPNDVIQQSWYVSLLLLLFLIPGIIMMTAYGLISLELYRGIKFELSSRKSSRDRQSSTGSIKPGDSDGCYMQPSKRKSITGNSTNSSVKATVARVCSSSSTANLMAKKRVIRMLLVIVFLFFLCWTPVFVVNAWQAFDRRSAYRLTGAPISFIHLLSYTSACVNPIIYCFMNKRFRQGMLATFTCCSCLRRSSGLGRSTGTAKGDAGRSRAGAKTAEQNGHTPPSGGSTRFTYTGIRTSAWSELT, encoded by the exons ATGCAGTTTCGGGATCAAGAACATTTCGGAGTGCGAGGGCGAGCAGGACCCCACGCCAGAACCCAAAG agcGGTTGTGACTGAGTTTAAGAGTGACGACtcctcactctgtgtctcagaTATCAACCAGACGGTGCGGATCGTCCTCTACagcctcatcttcctcctcagcgTCCTGGGCAACAGCCTCATCATCGCCGTCCTGGTGCGGAACAGGCGCATGAGGACCGTCACCAACCTCTTCCTGCTGTCCCTGTCCGTCAGCGACCTGATGGTGTCCCTGGTCTGCATCCCCTTCACCCTCATCCCCAACCTCATGAGGGACTTCATCTTCGGCACCGTCATATGCAAGCTGGTCATGTACTTCATGG GTGTCTCAGTAAGTGTGTCCACCTTCAACCTGGTGGCCATCTCCCTGGAGCGCTACAGCGCCATTTGCAACCCGCTGACCTCCAGGACGTGGCAGACTAAATCTCACGCCGCCAAGGTCATCACTGCCACCTGGGTGGCCTCCTTCATCCTGATGCTGCCCTACCCCATTTCTAGCACCCTAAAGCCCTTCACCCGCCGCAACAACAGCACCGGGCACATGTGCCGCCTGATGTGGCCCAATGACGTCATCCAGCAGTCCTG GTACGTGtccctgttgctgctgctcttcctcatCCCCGGGATCATCATGATGACAGCCTATGGACTCATTTCCCTGGAGCTGTACCGCGGCATCAAGTTTGAGCTCTCCAGCAGGAAATCAAGCAGAG acagacagtccaGCACAGGCAGCATCAAGCCCGGCGACAGCGACGGCTGTTACATGCAGCCGTCTAAAAGGAAGAGCATCACGGGAAACTCGACCAACTCTAGTGTCAAGGCCACGGTGGCCCgcgtgtgcagcagcagctcgacGGCCAACCTGATGGCCAAGAAGCGCGTGATCCGCATGCTCCTGGtcatcgtcttcctcttcttcctctgctggaCCCCCGTCTTTGTGGTCAATGCCTGGCAGGCCTTCGACCGGCGCTCGGCCTACCGCCTGACCGGCGCGCCCATCTCCTTCATTCACCTGCTGTCCTACACCTCGGCCTGCGTCAACCCCATCATTTACTGCTTCATGAACAAGCGCTTCCGCCAGGGGATGCTCGCTAcgttcacctgctgcagctgcctgaggaggagcagcggccTGGGGAGATCAACCGGGACGGCCAAAGGGGACGCGGGCAGATCTAGAGCGGGGGCGAAGACGGCCGAGCAGAACGGCCATACGCCGCCAAGCGGGGGCAGCACGCGCTTCACCTACACCGGCATCCGTACATCAGCGTGGAGCGAGCTGACCTAA
- the cckar gene encoding cholecystokinin receptor type A isoform X1: METFTIHDMLLVNSTDLNKILCSFGIKNISECEGEQDPTPEPKDINQTVRIVLYSLIFLLSVLGNSLIIAVLVRNRRMRTVTNLFLLSLSVSDLMVSLVCIPFTLIPNLMRDFIFGTVICKLVMYFMGVSVSVSTFNLVAISLERYSAICNPLTSRTWQTKSHAAKVITATWVASFILMLPYPISSTLKPFTRRNNSTGHMCRLMWPNDVIQQSWYVSLLLLLFLIPGIIMMTAYGLISLELYRGIKFELSSRKSSRDRQSSTGSIKPGDSDGCYMQPSKRKSITGNSTNSSVKATVARVCSSSSTANLMAKKRVIRMLLVIVFLFFLCWTPVFVVNAWQAFDRRSAYRLTGAPISFIHLLSYTSACVNPIIYCFMNKRFRQGMLATFTCCSCLRRSSGLGRSTGTAKGDAGRSRAGAKTAEQNGHTPPSGGSTRFTYTGIRTSAWSELT; the protein is encoded by the exons ATGGAGACGTTCACCATCCACGACATGCTCCTCGTCAACTCCACCGACCTGAACAAGATTCTATGCAGTTTCGGGATCAAGAACATTTCGGAGTGCGAGGGCGAGCAGGACCCCACGCCAGAACCCAAAG aTATCAACCAGACGGTGCGGATCGTCCTCTACagcctcatcttcctcctcagcgTCCTGGGCAACAGCCTCATCATCGCCGTCCTGGTGCGGAACAGGCGCATGAGGACCGTCACCAACCTCTTCCTGCTGTCCCTGTCCGTCAGCGACCTGATGGTGTCCCTGGTCTGCATCCCCTTCACCCTCATCCCCAACCTCATGAGGGACTTCATCTTCGGCACCGTCATATGCAAGCTGGTCATGTACTTCATGG GTGTCTCAGTAAGTGTGTCCACCTTCAACCTGGTGGCCATCTCCCTGGAGCGCTACAGCGCCATTTGCAACCCGCTGACCTCCAGGACGTGGCAGACTAAATCTCACGCCGCCAAGGTCATCACTGCCACCTGGGTGGCCTCCTTCATCCTGATGCTGCCCTACCCCATTTCTAGCACCCTAAAGCCCTTCACCCGCCGCAACAACAGCACCGGGCACATGTGCCGCCTGATGTGGCCCAATGACGTCATCCAGCAGTCCTG GTACGTGtccctgttgctgctgctcttcctcatCCCCGGGATCATCATGATGACAGCCTATGGACTCATTTCCCTGGAGCTGTACCGCGGCATCAAGTTTGAGCTCTCCAGCAGGAAATCAAGCAGAG acagacagtccaGCACAGGCAGCATCAAGCCCGGCGACAGCGACGGCTGTTACATGCAGCCGTCTAAAAGGAAGAGCATCACGGGAAACTCGACCAACTCTAGTGTCAAGGCCACGGTGGCCCgcgtgtgcagcagcagctcgacGGCCAACCTGATGGCCAAGAAGCGCGTGATCCGCATGCTCCTGGtcatcgtcttcctcttcttcctctgctggaCCCCCGTCTTTGTGGTCAATGCCTGGCAGGCCTTCGACCGGCGCTCGGCCTACCGCCTGACCGGCGCGCCCATCTCCTTCATTCACCTGCTGTCCTACACCTCGGCCTGCGTCAACCCCATCATTTACTGCTTCATGAACAAGCGCTTCCGCCAGGGGATGCTCGCTAcgttcacctgctgcagctgcctgaggaggagcagcggccTGGGGAGATCAACCGGGACGGCCAAAGGGGACGCGGGCAGATCTAGAGCGGGGGCGAAGACGGCCGAGCAGAACGGCCATACGCCGCCAAGCGGGGGCAGCACGCGCTTCACCTACACCGGCATCCGTACATCAGCGTGGAGCGAGCTGACCTAA
- the tbc1d19 gene encoding TBC1 domain family member 19 codes for MLLAYKTSNRAVPDAKLNAKLTRRMDEGTELSLTIAQIVQRLKGSHLHSQIERQAKECLHQPEIKLESLKEDVRSFLKTSGWERKLQNAVYRELHVQLPPSHPAAPPEHLKEPLAYMRKAQASWEKRVLKSLNSMSTELEVPLARMRPAVEQKELTNKWNEMGTDEPDLSRFRPVYAPKDFLEVLISLRNPNHDSSEDVSVRSHWGLIQVPLNVRDIPQLRRAYSELNLTTGQLGIDDHAHIHPDLFENEYVQIGKKVVLEQDSAAAQQYSRQGCPTGLRADLWALILNSTNQPQDVMHYEQLTAGVIQHDLLVDNLIYKDVKLTASNDDYYFVFEDFLYQVLLCFSRDTAVLDHFKYNSATPPKSYIQGKVGEEECAVVYPPNGVIPFHGFSMYVSPLCFLYNEPSKLYSVFREMYIRYFFRLHSISSSPSGIVSLCLQFERLLQTHLPQLFYHLRQIGAQPLRIAFKWMVRAFSGYLSTDQLLLLWDRILGYDSLEVVAVLAAAVFAFRAENLMEVTSLASAEAVLADLSTLKVMPLIQIFLFATAI; via the exons ATGCTACTAGCGTACAAAACATCCAACCGTGCCGTTCCAGACGCAAAACTAAACGCCAAACTGACGAGGAGGATGGACGAGGGCACCGAGTTGTCTCTGACCATCGCTCAAATCGTCCAGCGGCTGAAAGGAAGCCATTTACACTCTCAGATAGAGAGACAAGCCAAA GAGTGTTTACATCAACCCGAGATAAAATTGGAGTCCCTTAAAGAGGACGTGCGCAGTTTTCTCAAAACATCAG GCTGGGAAAGAAAGCTACAGAATGCAGTGTACAGAGAGCTGCATGT CCAGCTGCCCCCGAGCCATCCTGCGGCTCCTCCAGAGCATCTCAAAGAGCCGCTGGCCTACATGCGCAAGGCACAG GCCAGCTGGGAAAAGCGCGTCCTCAAAAGCCTGAACAGCATGAGTACAGAGCTTGAAGTGCCTCTGGCTCGCATG AGGCCCGCAGTGGAGCAGAAGGAGCTCACCAACAAATGGAACGAGATGGGCACTGATGAACCAG ATTTAAGTCGCTTTAGGCCTGTCTACGCGCCCAAAGACTTTCTGGAG GTGTTAATCAGCCTGCGGAACCCCAATCACGACAGCAGCGAGGACGTCAGCGTCAGGAGCCACTGGGGTCTCATCCAGGTTCCCCTTAATGTCAGAGACATCCCACAGCTG AGACGGGCTTACTCAGAGCTGAATCTGACCACAGGGCAGTTGGGGATTGATGACCATGCACACATCCATCCAG ACTTGTTTGAAAACGAGTATGTTCAAATCGGGAAAAAAg TGGTTTTGGAACAGGACAGTGCAGCAGCGCAGCAGTACAGCAGGCAGGGCTGTCCCACCGGGCTCCGTGCAGACCTCTGGGCCCTCATCCTTAACTCTACTAACCAGCCACAG GACGTGATGCATTATGAACAGCTCACGGCTGGAGTCATCCAACATGACCTGCTGGTGGACAACCTCATCTATAAG GATGTGAAGCTCACCGCCAGCAATGATGACTACTACTTCGTGTTTGAGGATTTCCTCTACCAG gTGTTGCTCTGTTTCTCTCGTGACACGGCCGTCTTGGATCACTTCAAATACAACAGTGCCACTCCGCCCAAATCCTACATCCAAG GGAAGGTCGGAGAAGAGGAGTGTGCTGTTGTTTATCCTCCCAACG GTGTGATCCCTTTCCACGGATTTTCAATGTATG TGTCACCTTTGTGTTTCTTGTACAACGAGCCGTCCAAGCTGTACAGTGTATTCAGGGAAATGTACATCCGCTACTTCTTCAGATTgcactccatctcctcctctccctcg GGGATCGTGTCTTTGTGCCTGCAGTTTGAGCGGCTGCTCCAGACCCACCTGCCGCAGCTCTTCTACCACCTCCGACAGATCGGGGCGCAGCC GTTGCGTATTGCCTTTAAATGGATGGTGCGAGCCTTTTCTGGATATCTGTCCACTGACCAGCTGCTTCTCCTTTGGGACCGAATCTTGGGATATGACTCACTGGAGGTAGTTGCGG TCCTAGCCGCAGCTGTGTTTGCCTTCCGGGCCGAGAACCTGATGGAGGTGACGTCACTGGCCTCAGCTGAG gctgTCCTCGCCGACCTTTCAACCCTGAAGGTCATGCCGCTCATCCAGATCTTTCTGTTTGCCACCGCCATCTGA